Genomic DNA from uncultured Methanospirillum sp.:
TTGATCCCGGTTCTCCTTCGTGCTTCGGACCCGGCATGAATCGCCTTGTTGATACAGAGAGCCAGGATAGGACTTGCAACACCAAGCTCTTCCGAGAGGGTGAGAGAGCGTCTGAGCTGGCCCAGGATCTGATCCTCTCCGATGATCAGCGAGTCTATCCCTGCTGCAAGTTCGAGCAGGTGAGAGAGTGCTTCCTGGTCCTGGTAAAGTCTGAACCTGGTTCTCCCCCTGCTCTGGAGAAACTCTGTCAGGATGTCAGGCTCCCCGTGAACGATAACTTCAACACGGTTGCACGTCTGCAGGAGAGCGACTCCCTTGAACCATTCCCGTGCGGTGGTAAGAAACTCCTCTTCGTCAATAAATCTGAACTCTTCTATCTCCGGAACTGAGGCAGTGTGGTGTGATATACCTGCAATAGTCAGAGGAGCGAAGAGGGTTGGTCTCATGCGAGGTACTTCTCCCTAACCTGTGTGAGTGCGTCCTCTGTTCCATTCTGAAGGTTCTTCCACGCTTCAGCATCATGAAGAACTGCTGTCAGAATTTCTCTGCGTCGGGCCTGTGGGATCTGGCGCATCTTCAGGTCCTTTCTGAGTTCTTCCTCCAGAGCGATCATCTGATCGAGATCAGGCCAGGCAGCCTCTATCTGTTCACGGATGAATCGGGAGACTGCCGGACTCCCTCCCTGAGTACTGACTGCGATGGTGAACCTCTCGCCTGAGAACTTTGCCGGGAGTGTGACGTCAGCAGGCGGATCGGTTGCATTGTTACAGAGTATCCCGTCGGTCCTGCATCTGTCTGCTATAATCTGGTTAAGATCAGGATCCGAGGTCGCCGTGACAACCAGGAACGCGCCTCTGATGAGATCTGAAATTTCGGTTTCAACTCGTGGTATTGCGGTTCTGATCTGTTTCACCGGGAGTGACTCGAATGCAGGTGTGAACGTTCGGCTGTAGACCGTAACATCAGCTTCACCAGCAAAGTACCTGGCCTTGCGTTCTCCCACTTCTCCCCCTCCGAAGATGGTCACCGGTTTGTGAGCACAGTCAACCATGAGGGGTATCATTGTAAGAAATTGGGAGATGAAAAATATGAATCTGTCTAAAATTTACCCTGATTTATTGTCAATTCCTCTCATTTTTAAAAATTTTATCACCTGATATCCTGGTTAGTATTATGGGCGCGTGTTATGTTCCTGAATGATGGTGGTACTCCTCAACAGAGTAATTTCAAAAATTATATATGGTGATGAGTGCCACCTTGTAGAGCACTTACGCATCGATAGTGTAGTGGTCATCACTAGGCGTTGCCAACGCCTAAACCCGGGTTCGAGTCCCGGTCGATGCACTCGTTTTTCTGTTTTTTAATATGATTCTTTTACTCTCTCTATCGTTATGCAGAAATAGCGATTGAGTAAATATCAGTCCATGGAGTTTGTCTGGATCTCATCACCGCAGAATCAGCGTTCATCCGGTCTGGTTGCGCTGATCATAGGTATCATCATTCTTCTCTTTGCCCCGTTTGTCACCAGCCTCATCGGGGTGGTCCTTTCCGCGGTTGTGCTGGTGATCTCAATCGGTATGATCATTACAGGAGCGATGATGCGGGGTGCCGGGTTCGGGCTTCCCCTGATCCTTCTCGGGATACTTGGGCTTTGCCTTGGCATAACTGCACTCGTCTCTCCCGATCTTGCCGTGTCAGTACTGGGAATATTTCTAGGTGTCTGGATGTTCTTCCTTGGTGCCGGTCAGCTTCTGTTCGCCTCCCGGTTATCGGCAGATAAACTGTATTATATCCTTGCACTTCTTGGGGGAACCCTGACGGTGATTGTCGGTCTGTTCCTGCTCGTCTCACCGGTCCAGGGAATGCAGATCATGGTCTTCTTCCTTGGCTGCTACCTTCTGGTGCTTGGTCTGCTGAGCATCTTCAGACCCAGGTACACGTATTGAGCCGGACTCATCTGGCTCACAAGAAGGTTCTTCTGATTCGGCTACACCGATAAAGTCCCTGAGGAGGGTCTGAAGCCTTGCCCTGATCCTCAACCGTTTCCTTCTTTTGTGTGACTGCTCTCCCTGATTCGGGAGAACCTCCTCTGATACCTCAATCTCCCCGCTTCTGTTTTCGGTGAAAGGAAGATCTATTGGAAAGAGCATGATCTCCACCGGTCTCTTCCGATGTGTTATTTCGTGGGCTTTGGTTCTGCGTTTTTTCCCTGTCTGATCGATCCCTTCTCCCCTGAGCCTGTCCATTGCGCTGACCCAGATCATCTCATCGATAAGGGTGATCTCATCCATACCAGGAGTCGGTGGGGGGATCATTTCAGGAATACAGGATAGTGGAACCAGGTGGGTCTCGTCCTGATCACCTTTCGGCTTTTCTGGTGGGTGGACACATGCGATACATGATCTGGTGTACCAGACTGGCTGGTACTGCTGTCCCTCTCCTGAGCCAAGGGTGGGTCTGCCGCATTGTCTGGGAAGCAGGGTGTAGATGATGCGTTCTGGAGGAAGTGGGATAGTTGCCCAGCGGGATGATTCTGTCCGTACGGGATTCCTGGTCCGCCTGCGTCTGTATCGCTCCTGCAACAGTCCGGCAACTTTTGGAGCCATGAGGAGGAGAACGATAGAATATCTGCTCTTCTGCGGGGCCCTTATATGCACGATTTCTGCTGTTGTGAGTTTCTGATTACACCATGGACATCCATCAGAGCTTGAAAGGTACCAGTGATCGGGATCTCTAGTACAACAGATCAATCCCCGGTACACCTGATCAAATACCTCAAACCAGGTTTCCATTCTGGTATGATCTGTTCCGTCTCCCTTGCGATCTTTAAACTCTTCTTCAAAGAGATCTACGAGAGGTTTAGGCAGCGTTTTGATCGATGGTGCTCCTGATGGGGGTCGAAGGGTAGGATCTTCGTGAGTCCATGGATAGAGCCCTGATGCCATCCGCCGTTCGT
This window encodes:
- a CDS encoding bifunctional precorrin-2 dehydrogenase/sirohydrochlorin ferrochelatase, translated to MVDCAHKPVTIFGGGEVGERKARYFAGEADVTVYSRTFTPAFESLPVKQIRTAIPRVETEISDLIRGAFLVVTATSDPDLNQIIADRCRTDGILCNNATDPPADVTLPAKFSGERFTIAVSTQGGSPAVSRFIREQIEAAWPDLDQMIALEEELRKDLKMRQIPQARRREILTAVLHDAEAWKNLQNGTEDALTQVREKYLA
- a CDS encoding DUF308 domain-containing protein; translated protein: MSKYQSMEFVWISSPQNQRSSGLVALIIGIIILLFAPFVTSLIGVVLSAVVLVISIGMIITGAMMRGAGFGLPLILLGILGLCLGITALVSPDLAVSVLGIFLGVWMFFLGAGQLLFASRLSADKLYYILALLGGTLTVIVGLFLLVSPVQGMQIMVFFLGCYLLVLGLLSIFRPRYTY